The Salarias fasciatus chromosome 11, fSalaFa1.1, whole genome shotgun sequence genomic interval TGAAGCGAAATGCCAAAGTGACGGAGAGGGTGGGATGCTGCAGCCAGTGAAACGAGAATGACAGAatttagagagaaaaacatcaatTCAAGCTAAAGCATtgttaaaaaatacatttcacaatgaacaacatgaaaaaagacgAAGCCAGATTGGACCCGGAACAGGTCACCAGGCCCCTGAGGTGCTGAACGTGTTTTCTAGCTTCAGAAGTGCAGAGACTTTGTCACTGTACTTCTGCATTCAGGCATCTGtaattttttggggggcaaAACCAAgatcaacaacagcaacactgtTCCACAGAAATATATCGTCTGTTTCTTTGTTAATTGTGTCAAATTCTCCGACTGCTGTATGTTTTCAGGACCGTATTGAAGAACAATGATTTGCGGTCCAGACAAGAGCTGACGGCCCATCTGACCAATCAGTGGCCGTCTCCCGACGCCTTGGACACCAACGCCGTGGCCTTGGACACGCTGCTGTACAGGAAGCGTACAGGACAGTGGGAGGAgtatgtctgtctgtctgtctggcttttttttaacattcaaacAGCGGCTTAcaccttttcattttcatttcatgtagAAAATTGCAAAACCAATCCAGAGATAAAACCATGTCCATGTCACACTGACGACATGCTCAGGCCAGTCGGGCCACtgtggctgctgtttttttttttttttttttaattctcacaCATTCCTGTCAGAACATGAATAATATGTATTGTGCAAATCTTCACACACTCAGCCAGGGTTGGGTCGTTTTAGGTTTGCGTGGTGGTTTTACACGCGATGCTCCAGAAGTAGATTTTTCAAGTCAGTGCTGCGCTAACCCATTTGGCATACGAGTGTCTTCATTGATGGTGGAAGCCTGCACTATTTAATTAGTTGCCAAAACGCCCATGACATTGTGGTGCAAGTAGATTTTCCTCTTGACAGGCCGTTGATAAACCCAGAGGCATTCGATCACTCAACAGAACGACTCGGCGGCGGTTGCTGCTGAACCGTCCTCCATGCTTGCCAGCACTAATCAGTGGTGTGGTCTTTATTGatcctcctctccctcatcGCAGCAAGAGTTTCCAGAGTCTGGAGCAGCTGTCTGCGGACATGAGCCTCTCCCAGACGTCTCTGGAACCGTCGCACACTCTGAGTCTGGAGGCCCGGCCTGCAGGCACACAGTGGTCGCTCCACCAAGGTACGTCTCCCCTCACACCacatctcctccaccctcacccgGACATTCACCGTGCGCTCTGTCTTCCAGCTAAAGAGGAAACGCCGTCTCTCCGCGGCCTGTGCGGCTCCCTGACCTCAGTCACCAGTTACAAGTCTCTGGCCAGCTTGAAGTCCAACGAGTGTCTGGCCAGTCCGGCCACGGAGCTCAGCAGCCCGGGCCTCACGCCCTCCTAGGCAGCGGCGAGCCTGAGGCCCGCTCGCCGCCACGAGCCAGACAATCCACACAAACTCTCTCAACACGTGCGACATTGAGTTTGTGTTCACGGAGCTTTACGTTCTTAGTGTGGAGTCTAGAGCTTTAAGAGGAGGAAATCATGCTCGCTAGCTGAGAGCCGGGTGAAGCGGAGCTCTGCGGCTCACAAGTTTCATGTGTGATCATTTCGTTTTGTCAATGTTTTTATCTGTGGGGAAAATAATTTCCTCCATTTCTTGGAAATGAATTAAAACACGAGACGGTTGTTACTTTGAAGTATTGTAAAGGCAGTGTGTGAGTCAGTGTTGTCGGGTTTTTACAGATCTTAACATCCGGAAAAGACAAAATTCTTCAAGTTCAAGTGTCATTATGGATTGTTTTCTGAACTCATTCCTGCTTGTCCGAGTTTCCACTGGGTTATGGTTTCATGAAAGGTGACTGTCGCTCTTTTTTGTCTTCTGGTGTTGCGGTCTTTAGTTCTTTTGGTTCTCAGGGGTGAAGGCTCTCCAGCGTTCTGTTGTCAGTATCAGTTTAGTTCTCAGGTAAGATCACTCTTCAGTTCTGGGTTTACTTTAGTATGAGCTTTATTCCCTTTAACTCTTCAGAATGCAGTATTTTGCTGTGGAGGCTTGTCACCTTGACCTCTGACTCCCCGACGACGACctttcagcagctgtcagtaTCATCTACTGTAGTGTTGTTGACTGATCGTGGACCTCGACACTTAACCCATAACTTTGCCATTTGCCTTCAGCTTGCTCCAGCGTTTGTTTGCACagacagaaaatcttttatttgatttttttttaattattcattttgaataaaCTTCACTTGCTAAAACATTGACAGTTTGACTGTGACTTTTGTGCATTTTTCCAACAGAGAGAAGTGCAGTGATACATTTTCTTCAATCACAACAAATTGAACATTTGAGATTGTATCATTCTATGGGGGGAAAACTAATGAACATGTACAACATGTCAAATACTCAATACAATGGACATGGCATTTCCCCCCCAATGATATACTTAAAAATAAGAAGCTTTCAAATATTGTATCTCCGTTACACAAGCAAgcttctgaaaaaaacaaaaaaaacaaatcaatatctgaacatttcatctttttaacCAGAGGCCATAATTATCAAAATTTTCATAAACGCTTTGATGATCTATAGTTTTATGCAGCATGTTGAAACAGCTGGCAAAAATTACAAACTTAAAGAGATATACTCTTTTTAGAGGCAATCAGCTGTGGAGCCTCGAACAGTTGCACTGTATCGAAGcacaccaggaaaaaaaaacacatgaagctTCTCATTTTCAAGAGGCAAGAGAGGACAGTGAcgaagaaaaatatgaaaaaaaaatcatcttaaaTCTCTGGTTTATGTGCTTCTGCCAGGctgtgcagcagtgagagagaaGGATCTGAATATGACTGTTAATAAACGGGCGCCTGCCATCTGCTGGCTGCTTAAACACTTCTAATGTCCTGAGATCTGAGTGTGTGAAGGAGCGGTGAGTGTAAACCTCAAATTTAcgaattgtaaaaaaaaataaataaaaattactcGTATAGTAAATCTGAAGGAGATTGTTTGCAGTGCTTTCCTCTGGAGTTGCCTCAGTGATCCATATGTTTGATTTGGCACGTCTTTAATACTAGTGTTAATTAATCTGGACTTTGGGACCTCTCTCTTGAAAATACGTGCTGGTGGGCTGCGGCGTGTGGAGCGGTCTATTGCTACGAGACTCACAGTGTTGAGATTTGAACCCGCAAACTTGCAGTTTTAGCTCTGTGAGGGAGGATTAATGTTACCCACAGTGAAAACCACTCATTTAAAGGAAGACATCGTGTTTAGGACTGATCTGAACAATAAAATATTCTTAAATAGTCTAATAAAAAGCATTtaatacaatgttttttttttccataaataatATAGCTGTGTTCAGCTTTCTGTGCATTCTttcaatttggattttttttttttttcctttcgtgGTTGTAGTGGTTGTTTCGTTCATCTCTGGGAGAAATCCATCAGGTCTGAAGTGTCCCAATTATCCTCTCCTGGTTGTGTTTACGGAAAAAGGCTTTTCCAAACTCGTAGGTGCTGATCATGATTGCACAGGCCGGGGCCACTTTGATCAGCCTGGGAAGAAAACCTGGCGAAGGAGGCGGGAGGATAAAACGAATCGTAAATCATTTACTTTAATGGAACTGTaaatcaggaagcagcaggaaaatgCTGATACCTGCAAACAGGGCAGTGAAGCCGTCTTGAGCCACGATCCTGCTCATCACGCTGAAGGTGGACGACGACAGCCGACTTGACACTGACcggagaaaaaaaggaaagaaaaactaataaaaaaaaaaaaaacagctttaaatgaACAATTTTCATACAAAATAGATACAACAGCTGTGAGTTCATTGTTTGGAGAACGCTCAGGGCTTTTCAGCACTCACTTTATCATGAGAACAAGGTTCAAATAAGTGAGATTTCTGCTTGCATTATCACTTCCCTTGTTTAGTGGCTGCTCTCCATACACAATGACtcaacccaaaaaaaaatgatctgatCCTCCACATGTCGGTTACAGCATGAGAACTCCTCCAAAGTCATGATTACAATGTTTGGCTTGCAGCTCTCCGAGCTCCACTTGTCTTCTCGTTTTGACGACGTCAAACGGTAAAGTTACAACAGCGGCAATCTGAAAGAGGAGAATATGTGAAAGAACAACTCAGAAATATTCTCGATCACAGGCAGAAGAGCTCTGAAGAACTCACGGATCCGGACGTGGCTCCGGACGCGAAGGTGATGGCAAACGTGGGTTCTCTGGCGTCGTAGCGCTCGCACAGCCAGCTCTTGGCCATCTCGTAGTTGTACCAGTACATGGCGGAGAAGGGCACGTCCCGGAGCAGCGTGGGGCCCAGGCCCCTCCACAGGGACAGCCAGCCCTCCGTCCTCACGGCCGAGCCGATCAGGCTCGTCAGCTCCCGGTACGACTGCCTCTGGGACTGCAGCTTGGTGCGGATGAGCTCCAGCGGGCTGATCACGGTCGCTGACCCCACTGACGGACGGAGGAGGGACACAAGGTCAGACAAACGGGTGAAAGACATGAATGCTAAAGCTtgggacagaaagaaaaaaacaaaacaaaagagtaACGCTGTGAAGACATCGGAAAGAGGTTGATGCCTTAATTCAAGTCTTGAAAAGGAATCTGATAGACATCGTTCTCATTATTACAATTCCTAGAGTGTTTATATATCTAAATAAGTCAAATCAGAGAAAGGGGAAATAGATCCTTGTGACCATTAGTCATTTTAGCCATTACTGCATCTCTAAGCACTTTTCCACAGTATGAAATATGGAGGAGATTCACCAGCATCAAAAACACTAAGTGATACCAAAGAACCGCCAGATACTAACAGTTGAATTTATCTTGAAAAAATGTGCCAAAAGAAGATTCCACAGCCATAAAATCTCAATTTAAACAGGCAGGAGTGTAAACAGGAaggctgttttcacaaaaacaaactcattttcatttaattgagCATTTTAATCAAAAACAAACTATCTTTTACTGAAGCTACAATTACTCCTGCTGACAGTGGTTATAGGTCTCTTCGTTCTTTTCTCTAATGATCTCTTACAGATACTGTTAACAAAATAATCATAAACGGCTCATCAAGTGACAAAATaactcatttttcttttaatgaaatataCTGTGGAATGGAACTACAGGAGTGGCGGTGGTGAGGAGGGGGGTTACTTTTGGTAATTAATCTGGAAATCAAATCGGTCAGCTTTATTGAAATGCTGTTGCATCATACCTGTcctgaataaagaaaaagaaaaacactgtttatcaATGACAAATCCTATGAAATGATACCAGAAGGTATTTCCTTTTATGTATTTAAATaattgttcaaaaaaaaaaaaaaaagagagctgcTCAACCTGAACTGTATAACACACTCTTATTTCTTAcaactatgtttttttttttttgaacagatgTCTCTTGCTTTTGTCTGTATGAGTTGAAATCCGTTGATAAGTCGGTAGAAATCTCACCTCTGGCTATGGCTCCTGCCAGCAGAGGCGCCTCCTGAGCGCGCTCTCCCATCCGCTGCCGCAGTGCCGCACACAGCTGGTCGTAACACGTGAAATAGATGACGGTCGCTGGGACGGCCATCACGCTGCGGACAGATCGCAGGCAGCGGAGACATCAGTCAAACTTTCAGTAGAAATTACTACAATCCAACAGAAGAATGGACATTGTGAGATATCTGAGAAATGTTGGTTTGATGTGGTGACAGAACCTTTTACTTAATGTTGCAATATAAGTTCATGCATCCCGAAAGCGTTTTACACGACTGGACCTGGACGACACACTCCTGGACTGAGAAAGACAGTAAAAGAGCCTGCACTCACAGAGTTGGGGGCAGACCGCTCCACAGTGACTTTATTCCTTCATGTCGAACAATCTGGATGAAAGCATCCTGCAGAGACGCAGAGTGAAGAGTGACTGCGGGATAACGTGAAGTTCAACAGTTTTTCCAAGAACAATAACACCTGACATTCCTACTCAACAATTATAATAATCATCACCTCCATTTCAGCAGTATGTTTCTAAGCATTGTCACAGAGTGCTTTGACTAAAATTATACACAGGCAATGTGTCTGATAACAGACTTTAACCTTCTTATGCAAACCATTACAGTATACCgaaaaaaaagttgacatgGAAGAACATAAATTATTACCAAAGTGCCACTGAAGCGACCAGGTACTTTATACCAGGCTTTAGAGTTaccattttcacacacacagatgtggtCCATCAGTCCATTGCAGTAAACAAAGCActtgccttaaaaaaaaaaaaagggaagaaaacagCTATGGGTTAGATTTTTTTAGATTAAGCATCCAAGTAAACAAGAGACTGAATCAAAACAGTACAAATTAAAATCTATTCAACCTTTAGGAAAGGGATTCTTCTGTGCTTGTAGTCGGATCTTCACAACATCCAAAGGAGTGACTGAAGAAAGACACAACATAACATGAGCCTCTTTGTTCCTTTGTTAATCACTTCAACCACAATAACTTTGTTAAAATTCTACAGTCTTCAGCAGTTTAATACACCTAGTGTATAATTATCGTATCAATGCAACATTTGCACgggaaaatacaaacacacgcTTCAGTTACTGCGAACAAGAAACACACTTCCCAAACATCCGTCACATTATCTTGATGTTTTGGGCACTGACTCTCTTCTCTTGAACTGTTTTAAGCGAGAGAGCCGTAAGGTTACCTCAAAATTCATAGGCAGGTTTTGATAATGAACATTGTTGACAACATTAAAAGGACTTTATGATTAGAAGTTAAATTTCTGTCAAGCAGATATAACTCGTAACATAGGAAGtgcttttatacattttttttatcatcaagATTGTTTTatggaaaacacaacactgattATGTTAAGTCAAGTGAATATTAAATCTCCACTTCAGTAGTATTTCAGTACTTTGAAATACTTTTGACTTCATTGATCCCAACAAATGTGCTCTTGCAGCAGAAGCAAACAAGACAAGCTGAAGTTATGATTCAGTTCAAATGAATggaaaatggaaatgtgaagctTGAAGTttatttgaagctttttttcctttggcaTTGAACAATAAATGTTCTTCACTGTATGATACATTCCAGGACGGATCAGTTctagtttttttgttcagaatgTTTCATGGATGTGTTGATTGCATGAAACATCTGTGGAGATAATCTATTATATCAGATAATCGGACTGCACGGCAGCTCTTCACACTTTCTAAAATGACTATTTCTATCACTGATCAAGCTAGTATGAGATTGTGTTAAAGTGCTTCATTACTTGATGTGCATACAAGTCTGAAAGCATTCAAGGCAACAGCACGTGAATATGAAAACAAGATTCTGACCGAAGAGAGAGGTGAGGACGGCTCCGGAGCAGGACGCCACCATCTGTTGAACCGGAGTGATGCCCTCACCCGAGGAGGAAGACGCAGGACTTTGACCAGTCATTCTGTCTTCGtaaaacactgcaaatacaCCATGACAACAAACGTGTTTTCACAAGTGCACTGGTTAAAATACGCGCTGTGACCTGCTTTGTTTGTCGTGTCTGCAGAGAAGTTGCTCTGCTTAATGCGTCGTTACGTGATGTAAACAGGCTAACCTTGGTTAGCTAGCTTAGCTCATTTCCTACCTGCAGACTGCAGCTTACGCCATGACAGCAGTTTCTATCGCAGACAGAGGCATCCCAGCAAGAGTTGGTGGTTTGGTCGGGTTTTGTTTAAGCATCACCTGATGTCCCACGGCTTTAAAACTAAAGCATAACTTAAACACGTGTGTGACTTCAGGGAACGTAACCCGAACTAGCGGCTCAGTTAACTGACGTAATATTGTCACCCATAAGcactttctcacatttttcctcttttttaaaatgtgttagccacacagtaataaaataatgtttttgttctttagGGTAATTGATGTTTTCTAAACCAAAATATGCCatcctgtatttttttaaataaaaaatgaatttcacacAAATTATGGAAACACCATTTTGAAACCCAAGGACTGTGTTTACTTATTTTTTAGTTGCCATGTGCAGACGTTTTCCGTAATTAGACAAATACATTAAACAAACTCTAAGACAATTTAAACACAGCTTATGCGTATGTTATAAACTGTTATATACACTTGATAAGAAGTTTGAAAATAATAGCAACCCCTAGTAGattattttgagaaaaaaaaattcgtACGGAAAAGTGCCCAACCTGGCAGCGTCGAAAACAACCACGACCGGATTTAAAGCGGGAAAGAGACGTTTGTAGAAAGCGTCAAAAACTTTGCCAAGGACAGCTTTTAGAGATAAAGAGCTCCTCTGTGTATATCTGGTAACAAACATGAGAGTACATCTCCGAGGGCGTTTACCGATATTATCATAATAATGTAAACACTCCGACTTCACCGTATAAGTTTTAACCAGGAAACGAGGACCTAAACGTATGTTATGTCTGCCTTTTAAAAAGGTTAACCCGGGTTATACAGTTTATGTTAAGGTCGCATGTATCTGTTATTTGCTGTGGAAAGTTTGTTTTGTCGCAGTTATTCCCACTTCTTGTAACATTATGTATGttcacaaacaggaagcagaaaaagGACTTTATGTGGCATGTCGGTTGAAAATGAAGCCGAAACGGACGCAGAGACAAGCAGGAGCTCAGTGGCACGGTAAAGTTTCATTCAGTGTTGTTAAATATATGACAAAATAGAAATAGcttttttggttattttgtttttgaatccCTTCTTATTCAAAGATTGATACGTGCTATTAGAgggttttctttgtaaatagTTTTATTTCCCATTGTTTAATTTATTACTCATTTCAAAACACTAGGTTTATAGTGTATAGTTCTTTGATGGAAGTGTGTCTCATAGTGCAATTTTACTTTGGAATTGATATTTTAGCTGATAAGTTACAACCAAAACAACTATGTCAGtgaacatgtcattttttttagatattttaatGATAATTGAGACAATTCTGACCAACAAATTTAAAGTAGTAataaaaattgttttatttctgactTATAAGGCAAGACAACTTTTAGAAGAGTGTGTGAAAaggtgaataaataa includes:
- the slc25a40 gene encoding mitochondrial glutathione transporter SLC25A40; this encodes MTGQSPASSSSGEGITPVQQMVASCSGAVLTSLFVTPLDVVKIRLQAQKNPFPKGKCFVYCNGLMDHICVCENGNSKAWYKVPGRFSGTLDAFIQIVRHEGIKSLWSGLPPTLVMAVPATVIYFTCYDQLCAALRQRMGERAQEAPLLAGAIARVGSATVISPLELIRTKLQSQRQSYRELTSLIGSAVRTEGWLSLWRGLGPTLLRDVPFSAMYWYNYEMAKSWLCERYDAREPTFAITFASGATSGSIAAVVTLPFDVVKTRRQVELGELQAKHLSSRLSSSTFSVMSRIVAQDGFTALFAGFLPRLIKVAPACAIMISTYEFGKAFFRKHNQERIIGTLQT